The DNA sequence TTTGTTCATGTTCAACGCTCTCTTTTTTATTTCGTTATTTTCTTATCAGGAGAGAATGTTTGTCCTTATGCTCGAGTTCGAAACTATGGTTATAACCATAATTTTTAAGTTGCTATTTTCTCTGttttaaaaatgataatttagtTCTTAATATTTTGGGCAAATGACGCATATAAATCAATGAGAGGCTGCTTTTACATAATTTCATTAAAGATAAAAACGTTATAAGGTTCTACTAAGagcatttttttatataaatcgaattagaGTCACTCGAATTGCACATAACATAATAATTCGAATCACGATAATTCGAATTATGCCTGTATCTACTCATCATTTATTATAGTAATTCAAATCACACTGATTCAAATTATACACACTAACTCACCCTAATTTGAACTAGCCCACAATTTCGTGATCATAGTAATTCAAAACAGGCTGTTTCGAATAACTCTCTGTTTTGGCTGCCCTTGGTAATTTGAATCCTACTCATTCGAATTACATGACATTTGCCTATATAAAGAGTTCAAAGTAACCTCATTTGAACCACTATTCTAAATTCATGCCCTACCAAATCCTAGAGAAAAGGACTCCCGTGCAACTCCAACAAAGACTTGAGCAGAATATTTAGCCGATGGGGAATAATCCGGACCGATTTTATCATTTGGATCGAGTAGCCCATATAGCTGGTGTTattaatgaaaatattaatgCGAACTTGTTCTTTTAAAATAGGAGTGAATCagctattttcttttatatttttacttttggTGTGTTAGAATGGTAGTCATTAAACAAGGTGTTTTTACAACTAACTCACTTGTGCAGGTAATGCAGGCGGACATGGTCCCGGAGGAGATCTCAAGCTATAGCTTTACAAGTACTATTTGGAAAGGACTCGTGCCACCAAGAGTGGAGGTGTTTGTGTGGTTTGCATTGACTGACAGAATCAGTACGAAGGAGAGACTGAGTCGACTTGGAGTTGTTAACCAACAAGATACCTTATGTGTATTATGCAATAATTGTGTTGAGTCTAGTCACCACTTGCTTGTAGGATGTAGCTTTTCTTGGCAGATTTGGTGCGCATGGCTATCTTATGCTGGTAGATTATGGTCTTGTCCGGACTCGTTGAAGGAACATTTCCTAAGTTGGACAGAGGTCACAGCTAGAAAGGCGGATCGTAAGGCATGGATGGTTAGCTTCTGCGCGATTATCTGGAATTTGTGGTTGGAAAGAAATAGAAGACTATTCCAGAACAGGAGTAAAGGAGTGGAGGAGATTGTTGACATGTGCTCTATGAACTACAAGGAGTGGATAGGTGCAAATCCCTTtggttgttgatggcaatgccgGAGATAACATGGGGATATAAGTTTCTGTTGTGTTGatgtttgtttttttatttttattagccGTTTGTATTGCTCCACTTCAAGTGTTGAGCTCcactttcaaaaaaaaagaatggtAGTCATTATGTACCGTTGCTAAGTTAGATAGGATTGCCATACAAGTGATTTTGTTAGTGGTTTTGTTAGTAAATGATGTTAGTGATTTTGTTAGTGAATGATGTTAGTGGTTTTGTTAGCGATTTTGTTAGTGGTTTTGTCAGTGGTTTTGTTAGTAGTTTGTTAGTGAATGATGTTTTATTAGTGAATGATGTTAATGGTTTTTATATTCTGGTACATTCTATTTGCAGCCCCAACGATGTATTTCGAGCATGCGACAGTAGCAGGGTATGCGTCTAGATGGCAGGTACGTTCCTGTGATTGCTCGAGATCAACGTCGCGAGACAAGTATGAGATCCGTTGTACCGTTTTACCTCCCAAATACCCTTGCGCTACCGGAGACTTAGCCTAATCAACCATGTGCACCCGTTGGTACACTTCCCAACGTACCTGCGATAATCGGACTCCACCACTTTATACTATACCCCGCGTCGGATGCTATATGTCTTCACGCTTAACACAGCCTCTTCTTTATCCTGAAACTGCTGACTAACCTGAAACTCTGTAAGACCTCTAGTACCCTGGGTATCTCTAGCACCAAATTCAGTGGGTTACCCAGGAACCCCCTCCTGTCTCATGGCATTTAAGTCCAAATATGAAAAGTGTGGAGGTACTGCTGAGTTCCAGAGCTAGAACCACCGCCAGCCCCAACTGGATTACTCGCTGCAATGTCATCGTCACTGTCATCATCAATGAGGTCATGCTCCACATCATCGTCGCCATCATCATCTAGCAATGCATCACCCATATCAGCCGGTGCCCTACACTGTAAATAAATCGGCACCCTATCCACGATACCAACCTCTCCGCCACCACTGCAGTTGAGATCAACGGCAAACGATGAGGAGGCGATAGACTTGTCCCGAGGTGCATTCACAGGCACGGACGAAGATGCACCAATAGGTCTCGAGCTAGAACCAGCTACCATACCTAGAGTTTGGGTATTCCGGTTTGAACCTCTTGAGTTAGATACCATATCAACCAACTTTGCCAACAGCTCGAGCgttgatattaaaaaatataagataatatgaaaaatataaaatagttgatattaaaaagataatatgagaaataattatattatattataatttagtAGGTAAATTATATTGATAACAAATTTAAGtacaatgaaaaataaaatttaaaagatatataatataaaataaatttaattttaacattattataaaataattttatatatttaattatgtagcattaatatttaatacattatattaataaaaataattttttaatattaaatatataaattatcatccaaataaattaataaatagttatataaaatatttttcaccaCGTTAAAATTACATCCATGTCACAGCAGATTGGATCTTCCATGTTGGCAATGCGTCAAATGTTTCCACTAATTATAATCGTCCATAACCATCTTATTTGGATGCGAGAAAGTGGCTCAAACTAAGTCAAAGATGTGAGAGACATCACAAAGAGAAGAAGGAGAGAagggtgtatttttatttttttaattttattgaaaaattaattaggAGTGTAGTcgattagaattaattaattaaaaaataaatttattatataaaaaaataactctTTATtaccataattttttaaaattaaaaataaaaaaacttaattGAATTGACttgtattataattaattttctaatttttttcttattttttagtCCAATTACATTGCACCCTGTCTCATTTAACTGCCCACTAATGAATGTATGACatcattaattatatttatagcTAATTGTGTCATTACCTCTACATGTATGGCTTGGAGTAGTTTTGTTAActcattttttctttaactagcaatcaataattaattatttgcatGTGATATATCACGAAAAtatatttcttaaaaaaatatttaactcATGCATGTAATTATTTGCAAAGCTTAAACatataatcttttaatatatatgttatgatctcataaaaaaaattctaaattacaAGTTAAATTCTATACACTTAAAATTGGTTGTATACACTAAAATGATTTTCAAGATACTAATTACCTAtaaatgtttttcaaatttaaaaaaattatattatattaatctTCCATCACTTTTTTCATCAAATTACTCTTTGCAAAGTTAGTGAGATAATATTCACCTTTACACACTTAGATGATTAGACTAAATAACAGGTAGCTGAACTGCCATTTAAAATTGACTAAAccaatatgattttttttttcttttgataaccctaaatttcaataaaattttatcttttgttgtcttttttttttattctttcttcaTCGTTATAGCATTgttgtaatttaaaaaaaaatgattagaTGTGAGTGTCAGGCACAATAGAACTCTATTCCATGAATAACAAAGACTCTAAATCGTAACAAGACTtcatgatgaaaaaaaaaatattttcaaaatttgacaTGTGTAAATACTCACGTAAAATTAAATATGTTGATGATTGAAAATGGAAGCACATGATGTGacaatgaaagaaaaaaaaaagtttattgaAATTTTAGGTTATAAAAAAGGAGAAGGATCACGCTGGTTTACAAAATTTAGATTGTCAACTCAACTAGTTGTTACCTAATTAAGCATGGAAGGATAAATTCCATCCTACTAACGGTGTGAAAGAATAATAAGTCGAtagaaaaaagaataagaaCTAATATGGTATAGTTTTTATAATATGAGAGATATTTACAATCTAATTAGAATTTTGATTACCATTTGAAAGTAAATGATTAATGTCAGAGATCAACTTTACTGTTTAACTTTTTGAAATCCTAACAATTTTATGCATATAGTAGAAGAATTTATCAAAAACTAATTATAGAACTACTCTTTTACCTTAACTTGTGACAACAATAAAGATgagagataaaataaaaataataaaaagatagatttataaaccaaacaaaaaatttaactaGAAAACCAAATTATCGAAGTTTAAAACTAAAGACGAACAAGAAATCAAATGTTGGCATCGCCACCGTCTATCAAGCACCCAAGTACTGTACAGAGGTAGCAACAACCTACGACACCAAACACTAAACACGAAACATTTATTTATAATGATAGATGAAAAAGCATGGTGAATCCGCACGGTCAAGGTTGTCAAACTCGCGAGTCTAGGTAAACTCGTGGAGCTAACCTAGACTCGACTCGTAGACTCGTACGAGTTTACctgttataaattttttataaaaaaatatatatatcatgtataatatatatatttaatcaaatatagGCATTTAAACTTAACAATTTTAACATCAaaacacataataaattaacatAATACTACAATTATAACAAGTACTCTAGACCACACATTTAAATCCTTCACAAATATGCATCTAGTTCAACATAAAACACACAATCACACAATCAAAGCTTCATATAACACAAccgaaaaacaaaagaaaataacaaagcAACAACTAAATGTTCTAATAAAGTAAGTCTAAAACTGAAATCCTCCAATATCTTCATCTTCCATGGcatcaacatcatcatcttcaCCATCTTCATCAGAAACATCATTTGTTTCAGACATTTTGTATTTTCGTCCCTAAATCAACAAATCAACAAaccaaataattaatttagcaAAGTTATCCAGAGTTTCAGATTTCaataaactaaactaaactaaactaaactaaactaacaTTTCAGATTTCATAAATTCAGATTTCAGATTTCAATATACTAAATTAAACTAACATTTTAGATTTTCTAAATTCAGATTTCAGCAATCaataaactaaactaaactaacaTTTCAGATTTCCTAAATTCAGATTTCAGATTTCAATAAACTAAACTATAATAAACTAACATTTCAGATTTTCTAAATTCAGATTTCAGTTTTCAATAAACTAAACTAACATATCAGAGTTTTAGTATTTCAGATATTCAGATTCATTAATAAAAAACATCAAAGTAACTAACAGTCTAACTGTCCAAGTATCTAACCCCAGAGCTTATTGAGTAATCCATATTTTATCATTCATTAACAAATATGTAACTATCAGATATTCAGATTCATTAATCCATATTTCGTCATTCATCACACCAGaattcaaactaaaaaaaatttaaaaagttaatttCAGAATCAAAATGGCAGAAATCATACCATTATTCAACTACCAAAATTACAGATTAAACTCACACTAACAAGTAACAACTACGAAATGCATCAATTGATTCAATTCAGtgactaatttatttttaaacatacCTGAAGGCTGAGATGGCAGAATGAAGTAGGCTCAGCTGAGTAGCTGACACTGGTGTTCACGCGTTGCTGTACTGTGCTCCACGATGACCGACGGAATTGTGCTCCACAACGACCGACGGAAGCGTGTCTGACACTGGTGTCGCTGTGTTGTGCTGACTGATGTACTCCACGAATCTGCGTTCTTCGATGCAGAACAGGGAGCGAGAAAGTGAGAGTGTGTTGAGCTGAGTGAGAGAGCAAGAGTGAGAGAACGGTGGTTTGGGGAACGGCGAACGACGAACGGCAGCGACAGATCGGGGACGGACGGCGGCAAGGGATGGACTGTTGACGATGAAACGCGAAGAAGAAGAGAGCttggagaagagaagagagtgAGTGCGAGTAAAGGGGATTTAGGGTTAGCTGGGTTAGTGGATTGCTCCCTTGCagcctttcttttttttttctttgcccAAAACGGGCCGTTATGGCAAAAAACCCAACCAAAATAAAACTCGCTGACTCGTGAATAAACTCGCGAGTTTGACCGAGTTTATCCGAGTCTACCCGAGTCTACCCAGAAACGAGTTTGTGTCCGAGTTAACTCGATTCCACTACCTAAACTCGTAAACTCGTACGAGTTTACGAGTTAACTCGCGAGTTTGACAACAATGCGCACGGTTCATTTGGCAGCTTTCTTGGCAGCAGATTTAGTGATCTTAGCAGAAGCATCCTTCTTCTCAACGCTCTTGATGACACCAACAGCAACAGTTTGACGCATGTCCCTCACAGCAAACCTTCCAAGTGGAGGGTACTCAGCAAAAGTCTCAACAACCATTGGCTTTGTGGGAATCATCTTCACCATACCAGCATCACCATTCTTAAGAAACTTGGGCTCCTTCTCGAGCTCTTTGCCAGAACGCCTATCAATCTTGGTCTGGAGCTCAGCAAACTTGACAGCAATGTGTGAGGTGTGGCAGTCAAGGACTGGAGCATAACCTTGGCCTGGCCAGGGTGGTTCATGATGATGACTTGAGAGGTGAAccataagataagataataaagactaaaattataattgaatttatgtattttattagaCTGAATTTGTGGATCATAAaacttttttattgttgttatgGACTAAAGTAAAAGAGCagtttaatattaattaagatACCGtacaattaaaacaaaataaaaattcaatatataCAAACTTGATAAATAAATCACGTATATAAATACATCTTAAATAACATgacaattaattttttgaatatgTTCTATTGCTGCATGAAGGGAAAAAAATATAGTTAGAGACTTCATAAGgggaaaaaaataagaaaaagaaagagagggTTTAGGTACAAAGGTAACGAGTGTTAATAATGTAACCTAATGTATGATTCATAATTTACAGGTCTACGTATTAATCAAAACTAACAAATCATAATGAccgaagaagaaaaaaaaatagaacatTAAATACAAGATTAATACCTTTCCACAATACTTTGTTACAAAAGCAAAATAATAACAGATTCAGCGTGAAATTGTTGAAATGAAACAGAATCAAAAGATTActttcaaagaaaaaaaaaactaaagatATCAAATTATAACAATTGTAAAAATGAAAAACGCTTACTTGAAAGAAAAAAAGGTTAATATCTAACAATACTCTAATAATTTATGAGTGCAtgcattattttaaataaa is a window from the Arachis stenosperma cultivar V10309 chromosome 3, arast.V10309.gnm1.PFL2, whole genome shotgun sequence genome containing:
- the LOC130965400 gene encoding LOW QUALITY PROTEIN: elongation factor 1-alpha (The sequence of the model RefSeq protein was modified relative to this genomic sequence to represent the inferred CDS: inserted 1 base in 1 codon), with product MSLYYLILWFTSQVIIMNHPGXGQGYAPVLDCHTSHIAVKFAELQTKIDRRSGKELEKEPKFLKNGDAGMVKMIPTKPMVVETFAEYPPLGRFAVRDMRQTVAVGVIKSVEKKDASAKITKSAAKKAAK